Proteins from a single region of Struthio camelus isolate bStrCam1 chromosome W, bStrCam1.hap1, whole genome shotgun sequence:
- the LOC138064087 gene encoding WD repeat-containing protein 41-like yields the protein MLRWLIGGGREPQGLAEKSSVQTIGEEQIQNPYTELLVLKGHQDIVRFLVQIDDCRFASAGDDGVIFLWNAQTGEKLFELHGHTHKITAIAPFFSSDASGENNQLILTASADRTVIVWDCSSGKQIQRVSCFHSTVKCLTVLQRLDVWLSGGSDLCVWNRKLDLLCKTSHLTDAGISALIELPKNCVAAAVGKELIIFRLIDRPEGWNVLEVKRIVDHQDNILSLVSVNDLTFVTGSHVGELIVWDALDWTKQASECNFWDSSLHIDAQPEIKLSQSPNETSVQHLASDEECVFAAVGKGIYVYNLQMKRVIACQKTAHDSSVLHIAKLPNRQLISCSEDGSVRIWELREKQQLPAEPVPTGFFNMWGFGRANKQANQAAKKTQENTTTYFLELVGDLIGHSSAVQMFLYFGELGLATCSADHLIILWKDGEQESRLRSVRLFQKLAQNGGSQLKF from the exons ATGCTGCGCTGGCTGAtcgggggcggccgggagccgcaGGGCCTGGCAGAG AAATCATCTGTACAGACCATTGGTGAAGAACAAATACAGAATCCTTACACAGAGCTCCTTGTGTTGAAAGGTCATCAAGATATAGTACGATTTCTAGTACAAATAGATGACTGCAG gttTGCTTCTGCAGGAGATGATGGAGTCATATTTCTGTGGAATGCTCAG actggAGAGAAACTTTTTGAACTACATGGACATACACACAAAATTACAGCTATTGCACCATTTTTTTCATCAGATGCTTCTGGAGAAAACAATCAGTTGATATTAACAGCATCAGCTGATAGAACAGTTATTG TTTGGGACTGCAGTAGCGGCAAACAGATTCAGAGAGTGTCTTGTTTCCATTCTACTGTAAAG TGTTTGACAGTTCTTCAAAGACTGGATGTATGGTTGTCTGGAGGGAGTGATCTATGTGTTTGGAACCGAAAATTAGATCTCTTGTGTAAGACCAGTCATCTTACTGATGCAG GTATCAGTGCTTTGATCGAATTGCCTAAAAATTGTGTTGCGGCAGCTGTGGGCAAAGAGCTAA TCATTTTTAGGTTGATTGATAGACCTGAAGGTTGGAATGTCCTTGAAGTAAAACGCATTGTTGACCATCAGGATAACATCTTGTCGTTGGTCAGCGTCAATG atttgacTTTTGTGACAGGTTCTCATGTGGGTGAATTAATAGTTTGGGATGCACTTGACTGGACAAAACAAGCATCTGAGTGCAACTTCTGGGACTCTTCTCTCCACATAGATGCACAGCCAGAAATAAAATTATCCCAAAGTCCAAATGAAACTTCAGTTCAACACCTAGCTTCTGATGAGGAG TGTGTGTTCGCTGCTGTTGGGAAAGGCATATACGTATATAATCTTCAAATGAAGCGTGTGATTGCCTGCCAGAAAACTGCTCATGACTCCTCTGTATTGCACATTGCGAAACTTCCAAACAG GCAGCTGATATCCTGTTCAGAAGATGGCAGTGTTCGCATTTGGGAGCTCcgagaaaagcagcagctaccAGCTGAGCCGGTTCCAACAG GGTTTTTCAACATGTGGGGATTTGGAAGGGCAAACAAGCAGGCAAACCAAGCTGCTAAGAAGACACAGGAGAATACAACTACGTATTTCTTGGAGTTGGTTGGTGATTTAATTGGTCATTCCTCAGCTGTGCAG atgtttttatACTTTGGTGAACTAGGACTGGCTACGTGTTCTGCTGACCATCTTATTATTTTGTGGAAGGATGGTGAACAGGAATCTAGACTCCGCAGTGTAAGACTATTTCAGAAACTGGCACAAAATGGTGGCTCACAACTCAAATTCTAA